A window from Litorilinea aerophila encodes these proteins:
- a CDS encoding HpcH/HpaI aldolase family protein: protein MNGKELRERLHRGDRVYGTMIVAVSPRWPAVCKAIGLDFAFIDTEHIQQNRSQLSWMCQLYAATGVVPIVRIPSPDPYQAAMVLDGGAQGVIAPYVETPDQVRQIVGAVKYRPLKGQKLHQALIGQVPLEPELAEYLAERNAGNVAIVNIESVPALEALDEILAVDGLDGVLIGPHDLSCSLGIPEQYQHPRFIDAVDTIIQKARARQIGAGIHVVYAGGLEQEIRWARMGANLIVHSMDIAAFRGALRQDLDAIKAALQEVPAAGKMENINL from the coding sequence ATGAACGGCAAAGAACTTCGCGAACGGCTCCACCGGGGCGACCGGGTCTACGGCACCATGATCGTGGCCGTGTCTCCCCGATGGCCCGCGGTCTGCAAAGCCATCGGCCTGGACTTCGCCTTTATCGACACCGAGCACATCCAGCAGAATCGCTCCCAACTTTCGTGGATGTGCCAGCTCTACGCCGCCACCGGCGTGGTCCCCATCGTACGTATCCCCAGTCCGGATCCCTACCAGGCTGCCATGGTGCTGGACGGTGGCGCCCAGGGCGTGATTGCCCCCTACGTGGAGACGCCGGATCAGGTGCGGCAGATTGTGGGGGCCGTGAAGTACCGACCCCTGAAGGGGCAAAAGCTTCACCAGGCCCTCATCGGCCAGGTTCCTCTGGAGCCGGAGCTGGCGGAGTACCTGGCTGAGCGCAACGCCGGCAACGTGGCCATCGTCAACATCGAGAGTGTGCCCGCCCTGGAAGCCCTGGACGAAATCCTGGCGGTGGATGGGTTGGATGGGGTCCTCATCGGCCCCCACGACCTCTCCTGCAGCCTGGGCATCCCAGAACAGTATCAGCATCCCCGCTTCATCGACGCGGTGGACACCATCATCCAGAAAGCCCGGGCCCGCCAGATCGGCGCCGGCATCCACGTGGTCTACGCCGGCGGCCTGGAGCAGGAGATCCGTTGGGCCCGGATGGGCGCCAACCTGATCGTCCACTCCATGGACATTGCGGCCTTCCGGGGAGCCCTGCGCCAGGATCTGGACGCCATCAAGGCTGCCTTGCAGGAAGTGCCCGCCGCGGGTAAGATGGAGAACATCAACCTGTGA
- a CDS encoding mandelate racemase/muconate lactonizing enzyme family protein produces MKITDLKCTVLGQTPVVRVTTDEGISGLGPVESYKPYIKPHVLFYKDLIVGEDPTNVERVMQRIRRMASFKPWGSAVSAIEIALWDIAGKAAGLPIYKLLGGKVRDRVRVYNGAVRFPMNGYSPEDYAENMARMKAAPEGFTIIKQGIGFHSPMPREVPDFFYGEFRGGGRHPNRGLLTERGLKHVIACVEAMKDVLGDEVGLALDCGPGWTVPDAIRLAKALEPLNVMWLEDLITGDYTPYVLADLYRDVTQSTSTPIHTGEQIYLRQNFMDLIEKRAVDIIGPDPCDVGGLAELKWVAEYADLHGILMAPHGTGDGLIGLAALVQVAATLPDNYIAFEYPVGNPPWWYDIVEGLPNPIVKDGFIEVWDRPGLGVDINPEAARPYLPPGDEDFFD; encoded by the coding sequence ATGAAAATCACCGATCTGAAATGTACTGTCCTGGGACAAACCCCTGTGGTCCGCGTCACCACCGACGAAGGGATCAGTGGCCTGGGCCCGGTGGAATCCTACAAGCCCTACATCAAACCCCACGTACTCTTCTACAAGGACCTCATCGTCGGCGAAGATCCCACCAACGTGGAGCGGGTCATGCAGCGCATCCGCCGCATGGCCAGCTTCAAGCCCTGGGGCAGCGCAGTCAGCGCCATCGAGATCGCCCTGTGGGACATCGCGGGCAAGGCCGCCGGGTTGCCCATCTACAAGCTCCTGGGCGGCAAGGTGCGGGATCGGGTGCGGGTCTACAACGGGGCCGTCCGCTTCCCCATGAACGGCTACTCCCCCGAGGACTACGCGGAGAACATGGCCAGGATGAAGGCAGCTCCAGAAGGCTTCACCATCATCAAACAGGGCATCGGCTTCCACAGCCCCATGCCCCGGGAAGTGCCCGACTTCTTCTACGGCGAGTTTCGGGGCGGAGGGCGGCACCCCAACCGGGGCCTCCTCACCGAGCGAGGGCTGAAACATGTCATCGCCTGCGTGGAGGCCATGAAGGATGTCCTGGGCGACGAGGTGGGCCTGGCCCTGGACTGTGGCCCCGGCTGGACTGTGCCCGACGCCATCCGCCTGGCCAAGGCCCTGGAACCCCTGAACGTCATGTGGCTGGAAGATCTCATCACCGGCGATTACACCCCCTACGTCCTGGCCGACCTCTACCGGGACGTGACCCAAAGCACCTCCACGCCCATCCACACCGGTGAGCAGATCTACCTGCGCCAAAATTTCATGGACCTGATCGAAAAGCGCGCAGTCGATATCATCGGCCCGGACCCGTGCGATGTCGGCGGCCTGGCTGAACTGAAATGGGTGGCCGAGTATGCGGATCTCCACGGTATCCTCATGGCGCCCCATGGCACAGGCGACGGCCTCATCGGCCTGGCTGCGCTGGTCCAGGTGGCGGCTACCCTCCCCGACAACTACATCGCCTTCGAGTATCCGGTGGGCAATCCCCCGTGGTGGTACGACATTGTGGAAGGGCTGCCCAACCCCATCGTTAAAGATGGCTTCATCGAAGTCTGGGATCGACCAGGCCTGGGTGTGGACATCAACCCCGAGGCCGCCCGCCCCTACCTGCCGCCTGGGGATGAGGACTTCTTTGATTGA
- a CDS encoding DinB family protein, with protein sequence MAISTHEPDTQAVLASQYLAALQMLQQAVQRCPAFLWDDATYANRFWQVAYHALFYTHLYLQPSEDDFVPWPGHRADSHAMGSAAAGEEGRAPQPYAVEEVLAYLAFCRQQLGGWLAALDWQAPSGFHWLPMNKLELQFYNLRHLQHHTGELYERLGTAANLELAWIGRG encoded by the coding sequence ATGGCTATCTCCACCCACGAGCCCGACACCCAGGCCGTGCTCGCGTCCCAATATCTGGCCGCGCTCCAGATGCTCCAACAGGCTGTTCAGCGCTGCCCGGCGTTCCTCTGGGATGACGCCACCTACGCCAATCGCTTCTGGCAGGTTGCCTACCACGCCCTCTTCTATACCCACCTCTACCTGCAGCCGTCTGAGGACGATTTCGTACCCTGGCCTGGTCATCGGGCCGACTCCCACGCCATGGGATCCGCCGCTGCTGGCGAGGAGGGCAGGGCACCACAGCCCTATGCGGTGGAGGAGGTGTTGGCCTACCTGGCCTTTTGCCGGCAACAGCTTGGCGGGTGGCTCGCCGCCCTGGATTGGCAGGCGCCCTCCGGCTTCCACTGGCTCCCCATGAACAAGCTGGAACTTCAGTTTTACAACCTGCGCCACCTTCAACACCATACCGGCGAGTTGTACGAACGGCTGGGCACAGCCGCCAACCTGGAGCTGGCCTGGATCGGTCGCGGCTGA
- a CDS encoding YrdB family protein — protein sequence MTTVTLGLGLHFVLELLALTALVYWGFQTGDHLLARLALGVGLPVLAAVIWAVLRVPNDPGPALIPVPGPLRLGIEWVILGAAAWALAATGARGLAAGFLVAVVIDYLLMAPRVLWLWGQR from the coding sequence ATGACCACTGTTACGTTGGGGTTAGGGCTTCACTTTGTGCTGGAGCTGCTTGCGTTGACTGCGCTGGTATATTGGGGATTTCAGACCGGCGATCACCTGCTGGCCAGGCTGGCGTTGGGGGTGGGCCTGCCTGTGTTGGCCGCCGTGATCTGGGCCGTCCTGCGGGTTCCCAACGACCCCGGTCCGGCCCTGATCCCGGTCCCAGGCCCTCTCCGGCTTGGAATTGAGTGGGTGATCCTGGGGGCAGCGGCCTGGGCGCTGGCCGCCACAGGGGCCCGGGGGCTGGCCGCGGGGTTCCTCGTCGCCGTGGTCATCGACTATCTGCTGATGGCCCCGCGGGTGCTCTGGCTGTGGGGGCAGCGGTAG
- a CDS encoding TetR/AcrR family transcriptional regulator, with amino-acid sequence MSRRRRLDRGGVVEAAARLVDQEGVDALSLARLSRELGVQPPSLYNHVEGLGGLMRELALLNLRQMAHALTAAAIGKAGPEAVMAVAQAYRDYIKAHPGVYMAGLRYAAGQPGDQELHDLEQQVVDVALAVVASFGLTGDDALHAVRGLRSVVHGFATLEIAGGFGLSLDCDESFRRLVQIFYRGLENTVEEGHPLSAR; translated from the coding sequence ATGAGCCGGCGCAGACGGCTGGATCGGGGCGGGGTGGTGGAGGCAGCCGCCCGGCTGGTCGACCAGGAGGGGGTCGATGCCCTTTCCCTGGCCCGGCTCTCCAGGGAATTGGGCGTGCAGCCGCCCTCCCTCTACAACCACGTGGAGGGGCTGGGCGGGCTCATGCGGGAGCTGGCTCTGCTCAACCTCCGGCAGATGGCTCATGCCCTGACGGCGGCGGCCATTGGGAAGGCCGGCCCGGAGGCGGTGATGGCCGTGGCCCAGGCCTATCGGGATTACATCAAGGCTCATCCGGGCGTGTACATGGCTGGCCTGCGTTATGCGGCAGGCCAGCCCGGGGATCAGGAGCTCCATGACCTGGAGCAGCAGGTGGTGGACGTGGCCCTGGCGGTGGTTGCCTCCTTTGGGCTGACGGGGGATGATGCCCTCCACGCGGTGCGGGGGCTGCGCAGTGTGGTCCACGGCTTTGCCACCCTGGAGATTGCCGGTGGTTTTGGCCTCTCTTTGGACTGTGACGAAAGCTTTCGTCGTCTGGTGCAGATCTTTTATCGAGGCCTGGAGAACACAGTGGAGGAGGGGCATCCGCTGTCGGCCCGCTGA
- a CDS encoding alpha/beta fold hydrolase: MSTRYLDVADGFLAYDDQGEGPLVVCVPSMGDLRAEYRYLVPQLVDAGYRVVTLDVRGHGESSVGWTDYSVAGVGSDLVALLRALDGGPAVLVGTSMAAGAAVWAAAEAPELVAGLVLVGPFVRGEPLWWHRPVYGALFRRPWGPAAWLWYYGSLYPSRKPADYEAYAGALRANLQEPGRFEALRQMIFASKRASEERIPRVQAPGLVLMGTRDPDFSDPGVEARWVADALGFRCHLVEGAGHYPHAEMPGIAGELIRGFLAEVWSQPAEVVG, translated from the coding sequence ATGTCAACTCGATATCTGGATGTTGCTGATGGTTTCCTGGCCTACGACGACCAGGGAGAGGGACCCCTGGTGGTGTGTGTGCCCTCCATGGGCGACCTGCGGGCCGAGTATCGCTACCTGGTGCCTCAACTGGTGGATGCCGGTTACCGGGTGGTCACCCTGGACGTGCGGGGCCATGGCGAAAGCAGTGTGGGCTGGACCGATTACTCGGTGGCCGGGGTGGGCAGCGACCTGGTGGCCCTGCTGCGCGCGCTGGATGGAGGGCCGGCGGTCCTGGTGGGGACCTCCATGGCGGCGGGCGCCGCGGTCTGGGCGGCGGCGGAGGCGCCGGAGCTGGTTGCTGGCCTGGTGCTGGTTGGTCCCTTCGTACGGGGGGAGCCCCTGTGGTGGCACCGCCCGGTATACGGCGCCCTCTTCCGCCGTCCCTGGGGACCGGCGGCATGGCTCTGGTACTATGGCAGCCTCTATCCCAGCCGCAAGCCGGCGGACTATGAGGCCTATGCCGGGGCGCTGCGGGCCAATCTGCAGGAGCCCGGCCGCTTTGAAGCCCTGCGGCAGATGATTTTCGCCTCCAAGCGGGCTTCGGAAGAGCGCATTCCCCGGGTCCAGGCGCCTGGCCTGGTCCTCATGGGCACCCGGGACCCGGACTTCAGCGATCCCGGCGTCGAGGCCCGCTGGGTGGCCGACGCCTTGGGTTTTCGCTGCCACCTGGTGGAAGGGGCCGGCCATTATCCCCACGCGGAGATGCCCGGGATAGCCGGTGAGCTGATCCGCGGCTTTCTGGCCGAAGTGTGGTCCCAGCCGGCGGAGGTGGTGGGATGA
- a CDS encoding HEAT repeat domain-containing protein, with the protein MESHEELQANIQVLIAALRNADGLVRQKARIQLVRIGEPAVDALIQVLKQDDGPSHWEAAKALREIASPKAAPALIEALEDNQFSVRWLAAEALIALGQAGLEPLLEALAERPLSSLMIEGAHHVLHDLLAKNYLLERTADLVRPVFQALEGPEPSVGVPLAASKALSELRRLQRQ; encoded by the coding sequence ATGGAATCTCATGAGGAACTACAGGCGAATATCCAGGTTTTGATTGCCGCCCTGCGCAACGCGGATGGGCTGGTACGTCAGAAGGCCCGCATCCAACTGGTTCGCATTGGCGAGCCCGCGGTGGATGCCCTGATCCAGGTTCTGAAACAGGACGATGGCCCCTCCCACTGGGAAGCTGCCAAGGCACTGCGGGAAATTGCCAGCCCCAAAGCGGCCCCGGCCCTGATCGAGGCCCTGGAGGACAACCAGTTCAGCGTTCGCTGGCTGGCGGCGGAAGCCCTGATTGCCCTGGGACAGGCCGGCCTGGAGCCCCTGTTGGAAGCCCTGGCAGAACGTCCCCTCTCCTCCCTGATGATCGAAGGAGCCCACCACGTCCTCCACGATTTGCTCGCCAAAAATTACCTGCTGGAACGCACCGCCGACCTGGTTCGGCCCGTCTTTCAAGCCCTGGAAGGCCCGGAGCCCAGCGTAGGCGTGCCCCTGGCTGCCTCCAAAGCCCTGTCTGAACTTCGTCGGCTCCAGCGACAATAG
- a CDS encoding FKBP-type peptidyl-prolyl cis-trans isomerase, protein MTQQTGVTYTETVAGQGARPQPGDVVVVHYTGKFTDGTVFDSSYQRNKPIQFVLGAGQVIQGWDEGIALLREGSKGTLTIPPELGYGERGAGNVIPPNATLIFDVELLEVRPGAPEKPTAVDEGDYSVTANGVKFVDFQVGDGATPQRGQTVTLDYTGWLLDGGKFDSSLDRGEPLEFTVGVGQVIPGLDESLLDMRVGGKRQVIIPPELAYGPQGAAGVIPPNATLVFEVELLDVQ, encoded by the coding sequence TTGACGCAACAAACCGGTGTAACCTATACCGAAACCGTGGCCGGCCAGGGTGCCCGGCCCCAGCCTGGCGACGTGGTGGTGGTCCACTACACGGGCAAATTCACCGACGGTACCGTCTTCGATAGTTCTTACCAGCGCAACAAGCCCATCCAGTTCGTGCTGGGTGCTGGCCAGGTGATCCAGGGCTGGGACGAGGGGATCGCCCTCCTGCGGGAGGGCAGCAAGGGAACCCTGACCATCCCCCCGGAGCTGGGCTATGGCGAGCGGGGCGCGGGCAATGTGATCCCGCCCAACGCCACCCTGATCTTCGACGTGGAGTTACTCGAAGTTCGGCCCGGCGCGCCGGAGAAACCGACCGCCGTGGACGAGGGGGATTACAGCGTCACCGCCAACGGCGTGAAATTTGTAGACTTCCAGGTGGGCGACGGCGCCACACCCCAGCGGGGCCAGACGGTTACCCTCGACTATACCGGCTGGCTGTTGGACGGCGGTAAGTTCGACAGCTCGCTGGATCGGGGCGAGCCCCTGGAGTTTACCGTGGGCGTCGGCCAGGTGATCCCCGGGCTGGATGAAAGCCTGCTCGACATGCGGGTGGGCGGCAAGCGCCAGGTGATCATCCCGCCGGAGCTGGCCTACGGTCCCCAGGGTGCCGCCGGCGTCATCCCGCCCAACGCCACCCTGGTCTTTGAGGTGGAGCTGTTGGACGTTCAGTAA
- a CDS encoding GNAT family N-acetyltransferase, with translation MGTPTLVTIYYLEMTSPDELVPAQRTVPGLAIRQARIPCPELNRFFYTTVGADWHWYERLSWDDHQWLAYLDRPELETWIAYLEDTPAGYVELEKQPGQQVEIAYFGLLPRFVGRGIGGLFLTAAIRRAWEMDARRVWVHTCTLDHPRALQNYQARGFRLYDTVEKVVELPAGQGSLTPTG, from the coding sequence ATGGGTACGCCGACACTTGTGACCATCTACTACCTGGAGATGACCAGCCCCGATGAGCTGGTGCCGGCCCAACGGACGGTGCCCGGCCTGGCGATTCGCCAGGCGCGCATTCCCTGCCCGGAGCTGAACCGCTTCTTCTACACCACCGTGGGCGCAGACTGGCACTGGTACGAGCGGCTGAGCTGGGACGACCATCAATGGCTCGCCTACCTGGACCGGCCGGAGCTGGAGACCTGGATCGCCTACCTGGAGGATACGCCCGCCGGCTACGTGGAACTGGAAAAGCAGCCCGGCCAGCAGGTGGAGATTGCCTACTTTGGCCTGCTTCCCCGCTTTGTGGGCCGGGGCATCGGCGGTCTGTTCCTGACGGCAGCCATTCGCCGTGCCTGGGAGATGGACGCCCGCCGGGTCTGGGTGCATACCTGTACCCTGGATCATCCCCGGGCGCTCCAGAACTATCAGGCCCGAGGGTTCCGGCTCTACGACACGGTCGAAAAGGTCGTGGAGCTGCCTGCCGGCCAGGGGAGCCTGACCCCCACGGGCTGA
- a CDS encoding Nramp family divalent metal transporter, translating into MDTHPHHSLEEVHESVPVPSGGSWWRRWLAITGPALMVSVGYMDPGNWATDLAAGSRYNYRLIWVLLMSNLMAVLLQSLAARLGIVSRTDLAQANREEYPSVVNIPLYVLAEIAITATDLAEVIGSAIALNLLFGLPLLYGVLLTALDVLLLLILSHYGIRRLEAVITSLVGTIAVAFLIEIFLARPEWGGVLRGFTPSLPDATALYIAIGILGATVMPHNLYLHSSLVQTRKIGRTPREIWQAIRLNTFDSAIALNAAFFVNSVILIVAAAVFYRTGHNEVAEIQDAHRLLEPLLGTALAPIAFAVALLASGQSSTITGTLAGQIVMEGYLHWRIRPWLRRLLTRLLAIAPAVFAILHFGEQSTGELLVLSQVVLSLQLPFATIPLIHFVADRRRMGEFAISRRLQAAAWVVAGLIVALNMKLVVDEIQGWLTRAGDRAWLLYASVVPLSLALLLLLAYITVRPWLDSRLGRAGQPRGTDLHPLPARPAPQLALPPAYHRIAIALDFGEGQERLLNEALRFARFNHPHYYLLHVTESPAAQGLRDNAADREIQRDRERLAALAEMLQARGLTVTCHVGTGDPAGELARLVNEVGADLLIVGSHGHRGVADVLYGTTIDRLRHLVRAHVLIVSRE; encoded by the coding sequence ATGGACACGCACCCTCATCACTCCCTGGAAGAAGTACACGAAAGTGTTCCCGTCCCCAGCGGTGGTTCCTGGTGGCGGCGTTGGCTGGCCATTACCGGCCCGGCTTTGATGGTCTCCGTAGGCTACATGGACCCGGGCAACTGGGCCACGGACCTGGCCGCAGGCAGCCGCTACAACTATCGGCTCATCTGGGTCCTGCTCATGTCCAACCTCATGGCCGTGCTCCTGCAGAGCCTGGCCGCGCGCCTGGGCATCGTCAGCCGCACCGACCTGGCCCAGGCCAACCGGGAAGAGTATCCCAGCGTGGTGAACATTCCCCTCTACGTCCTGGCCGAGATCGCCATCACGGCCACGGACCTGGCCGAGGTGATCGGCTCTGCCATTGCGCTGAACCTGCTCTTCGGCCTGCCTTTGCTGTACGGCGTCCTGCTCACTGCGCTGGACGTCCTGCTGCTCCTGATCCTGTCTCATTACGGCATTCGCCGCCTGGAAGCGGTCATCACTTCCCTGGTGGGTACCATCGCCGTGGCCTTCCTCATCGAGATCTTCCTGGCCCGCCCCGAGTGGGGCGGGGTGTTGCGGGGGTTCACGCCGTCCCTGCCCGACGCCACGGCCCTCTACATCGCCATCGGGATTTTGGGCGCGACGGTGATGCCCCACAACCTCTATCTGCATTCCTCCCTGGTGCAGACCCGCAAGATTGGCCGGACGCCCCGGGAGATCTGGCAGGCCATTCGTCTGAACACCTTCGATTCGGCCATCGCCCTGAACGCGGCCTTTTTCGTCAACTCGGTCATCCTCATCGTGGCTGCGGCGGTCTTCTATCGCACCGGCCACAACGAAGTAGCCGAGATTCAGGATGCCCATCGCCTGCTGGAGCCATTGCTGGGCACAGCCCTGGCGCCCATCGCCTTTGCCGTAGCCCTGCTGGCCTCCGGCCAGAGCTCCACCATTACCGGCACCCTGGCCGGCCAGATCGTGATGGAAGGCTACCTGCACTGGCGGATTCGCCCCTGGTTGCGCCGCCTGTTGACGCGGCTGTTGGCCATTGCTCCGGCCGTCTTCGCCATCCTCCACTTCGGCGAGCAGTCCACCGGCGAGCTGCTGGTCCTGAGCCAGGTGGTGCTATCCCTCCAGCTTCCTTTCGCCACCATCCCCTTAATTCACTTTGTGGCCGACCGCCGTCGCATGGGCGAGTTTGCCATCTCCCGGCGGCTGCAGGCGGCGGCCTGGGTCGTGGCCGGCCTGATCGTGGCGCTGAACATGAAACTGGTCGTCGATGAGATCCAGGGCTGGTTGACCAGAGCAGGGGACCGCGCCTGGCTGCTGTATGCCAGTGTGGTGCCCCTGAGCCTGGCCTTGCTCCTCCTGCTGGCCTACATCACGGTGCGCCCCTGGCTGGATAGCCGCTTGGGGCGGGCCGGGCAACCTCGGGGCACCGACCTGCATCCCCTGCCAGCCCGGCCAGCGCCCCAACTGGCGCTGCCACCAGCCTACCATCGCATCGCCATCGCCCTGGATTTTGGGGAAGGTCAGGAGCGGCTGCTCAACGAGGCCCTGCGCTTTGCCCGCTTCAACCACCCCCACTACTACCTGCTCCATGTGACCGAAAGCCCGGCGGCCCAAGGGCTGCGGGACAACGCGGCCGATCGGGAGATCCAACGGGACCGGGAGCGGCTGGCCGCACTGGCGGAGATGCTACAGGCCAGAGGCTTGACCGTCACCTGCCATGTGGGCACCGGCGACCCCGCCGGAGAGCTGGCCCGGCTGGTGAACGAAGTAGGGGCAGATCTGCTGATCGTGGGTTCCCACGGTCATCGAGGCGTGGCGGATGTCCTATACGGCACCACCATCGACCGGTTGCGCCATTTGGTCCGTGCCCACGTGCTCATTGTATCTCGGGAATAA
- a CDS encoding DUF3604 domain-containing protein, whose translation MTYQLFWGETHHNSYQHGGQDPPLVDILDFASRHLDFYTGAYYMRFFEFVPPKPHLQGPALATVGGHLSEETGTAGQNYRGVHLERPKDAALMAQEWREFQIATAKWNRPGEFVAFPGYEWQGNGRWGDHNVVYQEEGHPLCDADTLPALYDFLRKLPIRAIAIPHHTGYLVGQRAPDWRHCDERLSPFAELFSIHGCSETDEEWIGLRQNAHMGPGVGGGTYQEALDRGLHLGAICSTDNWTHMPGHWGQGLMGCWASELSREGLWEAFLARRVYGVTGDRIQLEFTCNGARMGSILSHAPRRELAVTVRGSDAIDRIEILRNGRVWATYCHQGQWSEPQPGQRTRYKLRLEVGWGPRPNELPKPEHHWDGELTVGDGRMVGWEPCWISPWQGVPRLEGDTAWFHMVSRQEHVGRPMQGATLFEFEATPESLVQLRLNGLELTAPVSALSMRSHLLWYRDECIHFLRDATGLEPERAEGSDAYYHFAHKAKLHRVIPEAGYTVTFTVTDDEPLTQETHYRVRVEQRNGQRAWSSPIWVQGADEA comes from the coding sequence TTTGTGCCCCCCAAGCCCCATCTGCAGGGGCCGGCGCTGGCCACGGTCGGCGGCCACCTCTCCGAAGAGACAGGCACGGCCGGCCAGAACTACCGGGGCGTGCACCTGGAGCGGCCCAAGGACGCGGCGCTGATGGCCCAGGAGTGGCGAGAGTTCCAGATCGCCACGGCCAAATGGAATCGTCCGGGGGAGTTCGTGGCCTTTCCGGGCTACGAGTGGCAGGGCAACGGCCGCTGGGGCGACCACAACGTGGTCTACCAGGAGGAAGGCCATCCCCTGTGCGATGCAGACACCCTGCCGGCGCTGTACGACTTCCTGCGCAAGCTGCCCATCCGGGCCATCGCCATCCCCCACCACACCGGCTACCTGGTGGGTCAGCGCGCGCCGGACTGGCGCCACTGTGACGAACGGCTCAGCCCCTTTGCCGAACTCTTTTCCATCCACGGGTGCTCGGAGACTGACGAAGAGTGGATCGGCCTGCGCCAGAACGCCCACATGGGCCCGGGGGTCGGTGGCGGCACCTATCAGGAGGCGCTGGACCGGGGGTTGCACCTGGGGGCCATCTGCTCCACCGACAACTGGACCCACATGCCAGGCCACTGGGGACAGGGGCTCATGGGCTGCTGGGCCAGCGAGTTGAGCCGGGAAGGGCTCTGGGAGGCTTTCCTGGCCCGCCGGGTCTACGGGGTGACGGGTGACCGTATCCAGCTGGAGTTCACCTGCAACGGCGCCCGCATGGGCAGCATCCTGAGCCATGCGCCCAGGCGAGAGTTGGCCGTGACCGTGCGCGGCTCGGATGCCATCGACCGCATCGAAATTTTACGCAACGGCCGGGTGTGGGCCACCTACTGCCACCAGGGGCAGTGGTCCGAGCCCCAGCCTGGACAGCGGACCCGCTACAAGCTGCGCCTGGAAGTGGGCTGGGGCCCCCGCCCCAACGAGCTGCCCAAACCGGAGCATCACTGGGACGGCGAACTGACGGTGGGCGACGGGCGCATGGTGGGATGGGAGCCCTGCTGGATCTCGCCCTGGCAGGGTGTGCCCCGGCTGGAGGGAGACACAGCCTGGTTCCACATGGTCAGCCGCCAGGAGCATGTGGGGCGTCCCATGCAGGGCGCGACCCTCTTCGAGTTTGAAGCCACCCCAGAATCCCTGGTCCAGCTGCGCTTGAATGGCCTGGAGCTGACCGCCCCGGTCTCAGCTTTGTCCATGCGCAGCCATCTGCTCTGGTACCGCGACGAGTGCATCCACTTCCTGCGGGATGCCACCGGCCTGGAGCCAGAGCGGGCAGAAGGCAGCGATGCCTACTATCACTTCGCCCACAAAGCCAAACTGCACCGGGTCATCCCCGAGGCCGGCTATACGGTCACCTTCACCGTCACCGACGACGAGCCTTTGACCCAGGAGACCCACTACCGGGTGCGGGTGGAACAGCGCAACGGCCAGCGGGCCTGGTCCAGCCCCATCTGGGTCCAGGGGGCGGACGAGGCGTGA